Proteins co-encoded in one Fusarium musae strain F31 chromosome 3, whole genome shotgun sequence genomic window:
- a CDS encoding hypothetical protein (BUSCO:EOG09261DHR): protein MEGAAEQSKSALKKAEKQARLAAEKAAKAAKQSNLPVVGGKKADDIIGITVSKAENFPQWYQEVVLKAEMVEYYTEISGFFVLRPLAMHIWNEIRKWFQAHIEEMGVDETNFPMFLSSKSLEKEKDHVEGFAPELAWVTKAGDKDLEVPVAVRPTSEAVMYPYYSKWIRSHRDLPFRLNQWNSVVRWEAKQTTPFLRTREFLWQEGHTAHLTEELAGAEVLEILELYAGVYEKLLAVPVVRGRKTENEKFAGGYYTTTVEGYIPSNGRGIQGATSHALGQNFSKMFDITVEDPANKGSHIHVWQNSWGLSTRVIGVMVMIHGDDKGLVLPPRVAKTQVVIVPVGITKKTTPEERQKHEEQVEDIRANLKKAGVRVTSDWREGYTPAWKFNDWELKGVPLRIEFGPKDAAKGVVSTARRDTGEKGEIAITDVATKIPELLETIQADMYSKAEKSFREHRLTITKWEDVLPALDDKNVVLIPFCGAPKCEDRIKELTTREDQPDVPENQKLATMGMKSLCVPFEQPEGIVPGETKCLNPECQVNADKWTMFGRSY from the exons ATGGAGGGCGCCGCCGAACAGTCCAAGAGCgccttgaagaaggccgagaagcAGGCTCgtcttgctgctgagaaggctgccaaggctgccAAGCAGAGCAATCTTCCCGTCGTCGGTGGAAAGAAGGCGGACGACATCATTGGAATTACAGTGTCCAAGGCCGAGAACTTCCCCCAATGGTACCAGGAGGTCGTCCTCAAGGCCGAGATGGTCGAGTACTACACCGAGATTTCGGGTTTCTTCGTTCTCCGACCTCTTGCCATGCACATCTGGAACGAGATCCGAAAATGGTTCCAGGCTCACATCGAGGAGATGGGCGTTGACGAGACCAACTTCCCCATGTTCCTGTCTTCCAAGTCtctcgagaaggagaaggatcaCGTCGAGGGCTTCGCCCCCGAGCTTGCTTGGGTCACCAAGGC TGGTGATAAGGACCTCGAGGTTCCTGTTGCGGTCCGTCCTACCTCCGAAGCCGTCATGTACCCCTACTATTCCAAGTGGATTCGCAGCCACAGAGATCTCCCCTTCCGCCTCAACCAATGGAACTCTGTCGTTCGATGGGAGGCTAAGCAAACAACTCCTTTCCTCCGAACTCGTGAGTTCCTCTGGCAGGAGGGCCACACTGCTCACTTGACTGAGGAGCTTGCTGGTGCCGAGGTGCTCGAGATTCTTGAGCTTTACGCTGGTGTTTACGAGAAGCTTTTGGCTGTCCCCGTCGTTCGAGGCCGAAAGACCGAGAATGAGAAGTTCGCCGGTGGTTATTACACCACCACTGTCGAGGGCTACATTCCTTCCAACGGCCGTGGCATCCAGGGCGCCACCTCTCACGCCCTTGGCCAGAACTTCAGTAAGATGTTCGACATCACTGTTGAGGACCCTGCCAACAAGGGCTCTCACATCCACGTCTGGCAGAACTCTTGGGGTCTCTCAACCCGCGTCATTGGTGTCATGGTCATGATCCACGGTGACGATAAGGGTCTGGTTCTTCCTCCCCGCGTTGCCAAGACTCAGGTTGTCATCGTCCCTGTTGGcatcaccaagaagactACCCCTGAGGAGCGACAGAAGCATGAGGAGCAGGTTGAGGACATCCGAGCCAACCTGAAGAAGGCTGGCGTTCGTGTCACCTCTGATTGGCGAGAGGGTTACACTCCTGCCTGGAAGTTCAACGACTGGGAGCTCAAGGGTGTTCCTCTGCGTATCGAGTTCGGTCCCAAGGATGCTGCCAAGGGCGTTGTCAGCACCGCGCGACGTGACACCGGTGAGAAGGGAGAAATTGCCATCACCGATGTGGCCACCAAGATCCctgagcttctcgagaccATCCAAGCCGACATGTAcagcaaggctgagaagtCTTTCCGAGAGCACCGACTCACTATTACCAAGTGGGAGGATGTTCTCCCCGCTCTCGACGACAAGAACGTTGTGCTCATCCCCTTCTGCGGTGCCCCCAAGTGTGAGGACCGCATCAAGGAGCTCACCACTCGCGAGGACCAGCCTGATGTCCCCGAGAACCAGAAGCTTGCCACTATGGGCATGAAGAGTCTGTGTGTTCCCTTCGAGCAGCCCGAGGGTATTGTCCCTGGGGAGACCAAGTGTCTCAACCCTGAGTGCCAGGTTAACGCCGACAAGTGGACCATGTTCGGACGAAGCTATTAA
- the PSF2 gene encoding DNA replication protein psf2 (BUSCO:EOG09264QRY) yields MALPLPSGLTPSEVAFLCEMELVTVVPRQRLESIDLLSGTTPTLRPPHRSNLPLWLAILLKKQRRANIVPPPWLHPDSLRDIVHHETKVDPKGWAPPPPPPVRADSRGNARRLDPFVDDEVVLSPPFLPSCTSDAPSGALPYHWFEVAEMLLAHASDDVASSSEVRSLLRDLQEVRAAKMRSSTAQLEGGVDGVMSLRGVGAMELAESRGFVVGVVEGVRKLGASTEATRREEEEQGGGDESDEASDEEMGL; encoded by the exons ATGGCGTTACCACTTCCTTCAGGGCTCACTCCCTCCGAAGTTGCATTTCTATGTGAAATGGAACTCGTCACTGTCGTTCCTCGCCAACGCCTTGAAAGCATTGATCTTCTATCG GGAACGACACCGACTCTCCGGCCGCCGCACAGAAGTAACTTACCTTTATGGCTTGCGATACTGTTAAAGAAGCAACGGCGCGCGAATATcgttcctcctccttggcttcatccCGATTCGTTACGCGATATTGTACACCACGAAACGAAGGTCGATCCTAAAGGATGGGcgccgccaccacctcctccggTGCGGGCAGATAGCCGAGGAAATGCGAGACGGCTAGATCCCTTTGTCGACGACGAGGTAGTACTATCACCGCCGTTTCTTCCGTCCTGTACATCAGATGCGCCTTCAGGTGCCCTGCCATATCACTGGTTCGAAGTCGCAGAAATGCTTCTCGCCCACGCCTCAGACGACGTCGCCTCCTCTTCAGAAGTACGCTCGCTACTTCGAGATCTACAAGAAGTCAGAGCAGCAAAGATGCGATCCAGTACCGCCCAACTCGAAGGTGGAGTCGATGGTGTCATGAGCCTACGAGGAGTTGGGGCTATGGAGCTTGCAGAGAGCAGAGGATTTGTCGTCGGTGTAGTGGAAGGTGTGAGGAAACTCGGCGCAAGCACAGAAGCAACACggagagaggaggaggaacaagGTGGTGGCGATGAGTCGGATGAGGCGAGCGACGAAGAGATGGGACTATGA
- the LAP1 gene encoding Leucine aminopeptidase 1 (MEROPS:MER0032443), which translates to MKFSQASILAACLPAVSARFIETAEADNVILQPDELFLVETAPGKTQWVTEEEKWEMRRKGQNFMDITETPSLGSKRINAETTVTFPKKCVNQDDVKKLSKNLEKKNMQANLEKLTSFHTRYFKSDYGLQSSDWVLEKVNQIIKDAGAEDTVFAESFPHTWKQHSVIATIPGQSNSTVVIGAHQDSINLFLPSILAAPGADDDGSGTVTIMEVFRALLNSKDVVKGKAPNTIEFHWYSAEEGGLLGSQAIFKSYEENGRDVKAMLQQDMTGYVQKTLDAGQPESVGVITDFVDPGLTKFIKTVVEEYCSIPWVETKCGYACSDHASASKAGYPSAFVIESAFEYSDPHIHGTDDSIKYLSFDHMLEHARMTLGLVYELGFYDFSDKTEEKWSDL; encoded by the exons ATGAAGTTCTCACAGGCTTCTATCCTAGCGGCTTGTCTGCCTGCTGTCTCCGCTCGCTTTATCGAAACTGCCGAGGCCGACAACGTCATTCTCCAGCCAGACGAACTGTTCCTGGTCGAGACCGCCCCCGGCAAGACGCAATGGGtgaccgaggaggagaagtggGAGATGCGCCGT AAAGGCCAAAACTTTATGGACATCACCGAGACACCTTCGCTCGGCTCCAAGCGCATCAACGCTGAGACCACTGTCACGTTCCCTAAGAAGTGCGTCAACCAAGAcgatgtcaagaagctctccaagaacctcgagaagaagaacatgcaGGCCAACCTCGAGAAGTTGACCAGCTTTCACACCCGATACTTCAAGTCCGACTACGGCCTTCAGTCCTCCGACTGGgttcttgagaaggtcaaccagatcatcaaggaCGCCGGTGCTGAGGATACTGTTTTCGCCGAGAGCTTCCCTCACACATGGAAGCAACACTCCGTCATTGCGACCATCCCTGGCCAGTCTAACAGCACTGTCGTGATCGGTGCCCACCAGGATtccatcaacctcttcctccctTCCATTCTCGCCGCCCCCGGcgctgatgacgatggcagTGGCACAGTCACTATCATGGAGGTGTTCCGCGCCCTTCTCAACTCCAAGGATGTTGTTAAGGGCAAGGCCCCCAACACCATCGAGTTCCACTGGTACTCTGCTGAGGAGGGTGGTCTGCTCGGAAGCCAGGCTATCTTCAAGTCGTATGAGGAGAATGGCCGCGATGTCAAGGCTATGCTTCAGCAGGACATGACAGGCTATGTCCAAAAGACTCTCGATGCCGGTCAGCCTGAGAGCGTTGGTGTGATTACTGACTTTGTCGACCCTGGCCtgaccaagttcatcaagacAGTCGTTGAGGAG TACTGCAGCATTCCTTGGGTCGAGACCAAGTGCGGTTATGCCTGCTCCGACCACGCTTCTGCTTCCAAGGCCGGCTATCCCTCAGCTTTTGTTATTGAGTCCGCCTTCGAGTACTCTGACCCTCATATCCACGGTACCGATGACAGTATCAAGTATCTGTCTTTCGACCACATGCTTGAGCATGCTCGCATGACTCTTGGTCTCGTTTACGAGCTTGGCTTCTACGACTTCTCTGATAA